A stretch of Paenibacillus mucilaginosus 3016 DNA encodes these proteins:
- a CDS encoding fibronectin type III domain-containing protein: protein MSSKPSNRKNLLIASSLLLASQSLGTAGAAGTDTQGSSSPSASGSATVTASTYGSVTAATYGTDTTAPTAPASLTSTAVTASSVTLSWSSAADNVKVTGYDIYQGATKVASVPDTSYTVTGLAPNTTYSFTVKAKDAAGNASPASKSLSVTTPAIAALTAGELLFEAELLTQRDSGDATTQYSDTAASGGKWEYYNANAVADYIEYDLNVPQAGTYAITGLVRSANNRSIVQLSVDGKAQGSPVDAYSTTAAYAEKSFGSITFAAGGTKKFRFAVTGRNASSTDYKIALDAIKLTPQGAADNVAPTAPSGLTSTGKTDTTVSLSWKAAADNIGVTGYDIYSGATKLATVTGTTHVVTGLAPAAAYSFTVKALDAAGNASPASSPLAVTTNAASSTSLTFEAESAPQADSGDATTLTADAAASGGQWESYNANAVGDYVEYALNVGAAGSYEVRVAGKAGANAGSYEVRVAGKAGANAGTAVLTVDGTAQGAPIDFYKPAAQSAITEYSRGQVYFNSPGFKIFRFTVTGKNASSTGYTVPLDAMKLVKVADSQAPSVPANVTVTAKTGTSVSLAWTASTDDVKVACYDIYNGTAKAGSSTEPSFTVTGLSPNTSYTFTVKAKDTAGNESAASAPVTAVTSAALGAVPLAVSLLGNHTMFIKSDGTVWGWGYNGHGQLGTGTSNSTSVPGKVINLTGMKMIAGGENHTVALRSDGTLHTWGYNGYGQLGDDSTTTRYSPVQVSTLTNWTAVSAGENHSLALKSDGTVWAFGYNGYGQLGDGTTSSQRTPVQVKDLTGVVAIAAGKDFSLALKSDGTVWSWGQNTYGELGNGTTTRSSVPVQVALLTDVKAIAAGDYHGVALKKDGSVFAWGYNGNGELGNSSTISQSTPVQSGVTGIKGIAAGPYHTLALKSDGTVWSWGYNGYGQLGNGNNTSRSVPAAIPGLASIASIAAGENQSIAYGNDGILYSWGRNANGQLGNGTTVDTNVPHKVIGPNINPADTTAPAAVSDLRVSSQNVRSLTLNWSRATDDVEVASYEIYNGSVLVATTGPTNTSHTLSNLALNTTYQITIRAKDATGNKAAASNVASATTSDKTPPATPKDVALTGLTSTTATLSWAASTDNDLVKQYNIYQGTTKVGSTASTSFTVTGLTSKTAYSFTVKAEDDAANESTASAALSVTTE, encoded by the coding sequence ATGAGTTCCAAACCATCCAACCGCAAAAACCTCCTCATCGCCAGCTCCCTGCTGCTGGCCTCCCAGTCTCTCGGCACGGCCGGTGCCGCCGGGACGGACACCCAAGGCTCCTCCTCCCCTTCCGCCTCGGGTTCCGCCACCGTTACCGCTTCCACCTATGGCTCCGTCACCGCGGCCACCTACGGTACGGATACCACGGCTCCGACAGCACCGGCCTCTCTGACTTCCACGGCGGTGACGGCCAGCTCCGTGACGCTCAGCTGGTCCTCGGCTGCGGATAACGTGAAGGTAACCGGCTACGACATTTATCAAGGGGCAACGAAGGTCGCCTCCGTTCCCGACACTTCCTATACGGTGACCGGCCTCGCGCCGAACACCACGTACTCGTTCACCGTGAAGGCCAAAGATGCGGCGGGCAATGCGTCCCCCGCCAGCAAGAGCCTCTCCGTCACCACACCGGCCATCGCCGCCCTGACCGCCGGAGAGCTGCTCTTCGAAGCGGAGCTGCTGACCCAGCGGGACTCCGGCGACGCCACGACACAGTACAGCGATACGGCTGCCAGCGGAGGCAAATGGGAGTACTACAACGCCAACGCCGTGGCCGACTATATCGAGTACGATCTGAACGTGCCGCAGGCCGGCACCTATGCGATCACGGGCCTGGTGCGCTCGGCCAACAACCGGTCCATCGTCCAGCTCTCCGTGGACGGCAAAGCCCAAGGCTCGCCGGTCGATGCTTACAGCACGACGGCCGCTTACGCCGAGAAGTCGTTCGGCAGCATCACCTTCGCCGCCGGGGGCACCAAGAAGTTCCGCTTCGCCGTCACCGGCCGCAATGCCTCCAGCACGGACTACAAGATCGCTCTGGACGCAATCAAGCTGACGCCGCAAGGTGCGGCCGATAATGTGGCGCCCACCGCCCCGTCCGGCCTGACCTCCACGGGCAAGACGGATACGACCGTCTCCCTCTCCTGGAAAGCGGCTGCGGATAATATCGGGGTCACGGGCTACGACATCTACAGCGGAGCCACGAAGCTGGCTACCGTCACCGGCACGACGCATGTCGTGACAGGCCTTGCCCCGGCTGCGGCCTACTCGTTCACCGTTAAGGCGCTTGATGCCGCAGGCAACGCCTCCCCGGCCAGCAGCCCTCTGGCGGTCACGACAAACGCCGCTTCCTCCACGTCGCTGACCTTCGAAGCGGAGTCGGCGCCGCAGGCCGATTCCGGCGATGCAACGACATTAACCGCCGACGCAGCCGCCAGCGGAGGCCAGTGGGAGAGCTATAACGCGAACGCCGTAGGCGACTATGTCGAGTATGCCCTGAACGTAGGCGCAGCCGGCAGCTATGAAGTGCGCGTAGCCGGCAAGGCCGGAGCGAACGCCGGCAGCTATGAAGTGCGCGTAGCCGGCAAGGCCGGAGCGAACGCCGGCACGGCGGTGCTGACGGTTGACGGCACGGCCCAAGGGGCGCCGATCGACTTCTACAAGCCGGCCGCCCAGTCGGCCATCACGGAATACAGCCGGGGACAGGTGTACTTTAACTCCCCGGGCTTCAAGATCTTCCGTTTCACCGTAACCGGCAAGAACGCTTCGAGCACGGGCTATACCGTTCCGCTTGATGCCATGAAGCTCGTGAAGGTGGCCGACAGCCAGGCACCGAGCGTACCGGCCAATGTCACCGTCACCGCCAAAACCGGCACCAGCGTATCGCTGGCCTGGACGGCATCGACGGATGACGTCAAGGTTGCCTGCTACGATATCTATAACGGGACCGCGAAGGCAGGCTCCTCCACCGAGCCGTCGTTTACGGTTACGGGGCTTTCCCCTAACACGTCTTATACCTTCACGGTCAAGGCGAAGGACACCGCAGGCAATGAATCGGCAGCGAGCGCGCCGGTCACCGCGGTAACCTCGGCAGCCCTCGGCGCGGTTCCGCTCGCCGTCTCCCTGCTAGGCAACCACACCATGTTCATCAAGAGCGACGGCACCGTATGGGGCTGGGGCTACAACGGCCACGGCCAGCTCGGTACCGGCACGTCGAACTCCACCTCCGTGCCGGGCAAGGTCATCAACCTGACCGGCATGAAGATGATTGCCGGCGGGGAGAATCACACCGTGGCGCTGAGAAGCGACGGCACGCTGCACACCTGGGGCTACAACGGATACGGCCAGCTTGGCGATGACTCCACTACGACCCGCTACAGTCCGGTTCAGGTCTCCACCCTGACGAACTGGACGGCGGTATCGGCCGGCGAGAACCACAGCCTTGCGCTGAAGAGCGACGGCACGGTCTGGGCCTTCGGCTACAACGGCTACGGACAGCTCGGCGACGGCACGACCTCCAGCCAGCGCACCCCCGTGCAGGTCAAGGATCTGACGGGTGTCGTGGCGATCGCAGCCGGCAAGGACTTCTCCCTTGCCCTGAAGAGTGACGGAACGGTCTGGAGCTGGGGCCAGAACACCTACGGCGAGCTCGGTAACGGCACCACGACCCGCAGCAGCGTACCGGTTCAGGTGGCTCTGCTCACCGACGTCAAGGCGATTGCCGCAGGCGACTACCACGGGGTGGCGCTCAAGAAGGACGGCTCGGTCTTTGCCTGGGGGTATAACGGCAACGGAGAGCTCGGCAACTCCTCGACGATCTCCCAGAGTACACCGGTGCAGTCCGGCGTAACGGGCATCAAGGGCATTGCCGCAGGCCCATACCACACGCTGGCGCTGAAAAGCGACGGCACGGTCTGGAGCTGGGGCTACAACGGATACGGACAGCTCGGCAACGGCAACAACACGAGCCGCAGCGTGCCGGCCGCCATCCCGGGCCTCGCATCGATCGCTTCCATCGCCGCCGGCGAGAACCAGAGCATCGCTTACGGCAATGACGGCATCCTGTACTCCTGGGGCCGCAATGCCAACGGTCAGCTCGGCAATGGTACGACCGTCGATACGAACGTGCCGCACAAGGTCATCGGCCCGAACATCAACCCGGCGGACACGACGGCGCCTGCGGCCGTCTCGGATCTGCGCGTATCGTCGCAGAATGTGCGATCGCTGACGCTGAACTGGTCGCGGGCGACCGACGACGTCGAGGTCGCTTCCTATGAGATCTACAACGGTTCAGTGCTCGTCGCCACGACAGGCCCGACCAACACGTCCCATACCCTCAGCAATCTGGCGCTGAACACGACGTATCAGATCACAATCCGTGCGAAGGATGCCACAGGCAACAAGGCTGCCGCAAGCAATGTGGCTTCGGCGACGACGTCCGACAAGACCCCTCCGGCCACGCCGAAGGATGTCGCCCTGACGGGCCTTACTTCCACGACAGCCACCCTGTCCTGGGCGGCCAGCACGGACAACGATCTCGTGAAGCAGTACAACATCTATCAGGGGACGACCAAGGTGGGCAGCACGGCATCGACTTCCTTTACCGTGACCGGCCTGACCTCCAAGACCGCCTACAGCTTCACGGTCAAAGCAGAAGACGATGCGGCCAACGAATCGACCGCTTCCGCCGCCCTCTCCGTGACAACCGAATAA
- a CDS encoding ABC transporter ATP-binding protein: MKLVVEQVGKRFGERVILKDVCLSVRENEFVCILGHSGCGKSTLLNMVAGYLFPDEGAIRVDGRTVEGPSKSRGMVFQDHALFPWYSVLENVAFGPEVQGMPRPKARELAAEFLSLVGLESYAAHYPAELSGGMKQRVGIARALASRPDILLMDEPFGALDILTRDMMQRELRSIYEKLKPTILFVTHSISEAVSLADRVVVMKHGVIADTFEIGIPHPRSYDSPGFGEYMARIEKLLMDTGEGVPA, encoded by the coding sequence ATGAAGCTGGTGGTAGAGCAGGTTGGCAAACGGTTCGGCGAGCGGGTCATCCTGAAGGATGTGTGTCTGAGCGTACGGGAGAACGAGTTCGTATGCATCCTCGGGCACAGCGGCTGCGGCAAGTCCACGCTGCTCAACATGGTCGCAGGGTACCTGTTTCCCGATGAAGGCGCGATCCGGGTAGACGGCCGGACCGTTGAAGGTCCTTCCAAGTCGCGCGGCATGGTCTTCCAGGATCATGCGCTGTTTCCTTGGTACAGCGTGCTCGAGAACGTTGCTTTCGGCCCGGAGGTGCAGGGCATGCCGAGGCCGAAGGCCAGGGAGCTGGCCGCCGAATTCCTGAGCCTGGTGGGGCTCGAGAGCTACGCCGCCCACTATCCTGCGGAGCTGTCCGGCGGGATGAAGCAGCGGGTGGGCATCGCCAGGGCCCTGGCGAGCCGGCCGGATATTCTGCTCATGGATGAACCCTTCGGCGCCCTCGATATTCTGACCCGGGATATGATGCAGCGGGAGCTGCGGAGCATCTATGAGAAGCTGAAGCCGACGATCCTGTTCGTTACGCACAGCATAAGCGAAGCCGTCAGCCTGGCGGACCGCGTGGTTGTCATGAAGCACGGGGTGATTGCCGATACGTTCGAGATCGGCATCCCGCATCCCCGATCCTATGATTCGCCGGGCTTCGGCGAGTACATGGCCCGGATCGAGAAGCTGCTGATGGACACGGGGGAGGGGGTTCCGGCATGA
- a CDS encoding deoxyguanosinetriphosphate triphosphohydrolase family protein: MDLRKLRLDEPSSGTFSEERDEYERDYARLIQSPAFRRLQGKSQVFGAGSGDYYRTRLTHSLEVSQIARETARRMGKLYPFLGRREHPGLILDPAVVECASLAHDLGHPPFGHKGEEVLDRLLAKEHGMKYEGNAQNFRILMFLEKRAGSDSGLDLTAAVLLAINKYPYCIEAPGRLKGCYGMEWEGISELRRKWNMPTGCSTLEAQLMDLCDDIAYSTHDIEDGIRAGKIGMNRTFFESERLIEHLVQEIVDDQGNLEVGWESVDIEGMVRRVLEDYLAQWEEIYEQCGRESSRTRREMKARWVSTFAGRVGIIDDTARGWKKVTFVRDGQQDLELLRTMEILKKLAWVTLIKDFRVQRLQKRSEIMIKRLWDSFKVPEQGRMIIPPDWIDNYKAHQGKWTWPRFIADYISGMTDAYAEKVYAELFASKSGSIYEMD; encoded by the coding sequence ATGGATTTACGGAAGCTTCGGTTGGATGAACCGTCGTCAGGCACGTTCAGTGAGGAGCGCGACGAGTACGAGCGCGATTATGCGAGGCTGATCCAGTCGCCTGCGTTCCGGCGGCTGCAGGGCAAGTCGCAGGTGTTCGGCGCAGGCTCGGGCGACTATTACCGCACCCGGCTGACTCACTCGCTGGAGGTGTCGCAGATTGCCCGCGAGACGGCGCGACGGATGGGCAAGCTGTATCCCTTCCTGGGCCGGCGGGAGCATCCGGGCCTGATCCTGGACCCTGCGGTGGTCGAGTGCGCCTCGCTGGCCCACGATCTGGGGCATCCCCCGTTCGGGCACAAGGGCGAGGAAGTGCTGGACCGGCTGCTGGCCAAGGAGCACGGCATGAAGTATGAGGGCAACGCCCAGAACTTCCGGATTCTGATGTTCCTCGAGAAGCGGGCGGGCAGCGACAGCGGCCTGGACCTGACGGCTGCCGTACTGCTTGCGATCAATAAATATCCGTACTGTATTGAAGCCCCCGGGCGGCTCAAAGGGTGCTACGGCATGGAGTGGGAGGGCATCTCGGAGCTGCGGCGCAAGTGGAATATGCCCACGGGCTGTTCGACGCTCGAAGCGCAGCTCATGGACCTTTGCGACGATATCGCCTATTCCACCCATGATATCGAAGACGGCATACGGGCCGGGAAGATCGGGATGAACCGCACCTTCTTCGAGAGTGAGCGTCTTATCGAGCATCTTGTGCAGGAGATCGTCGACGACCAGGGGAATCTCGAAGTCGGCTGGGAATCGGTCGATATCGAAGGCATGGTTAGGCGGGTGCTGGAGGACTACCTGGCGCAGTGGGAAGAGATCTATGAGCAGTGCGGGCGGGAGTCGTCCCGGACTCGCCGGGAGATGAAGGCCCGCTGGGTGAGCACCTTCGCCGGGCGGGTAGGAATCATCGACGATACGGCCCGGGGCTGGAAGAAGGTCACCTTCGTCCGCGACGGACAGCAGGATCTGGAGCTCCTGCGGACGATGGAGATTCTGAAGAAGCTCGCCTGGGTGACGCTGATCAAGGACTTCCGTGTGCAGCGGCTGCAGAAGCGCAGCGAGATCATGATCAAGCGGCTGTGGGACAGCTTCAAGGTGCCCGAGCAGGGCAGGATGATCATTCCGCCGGACTGGATTGACAACTACAAGGCGCATCAGGGCAAGTGGACATGGCCGCGGTTTATTGCCGATTACATCTCGGGCATGACCGATGCTTACGCGGAGAAGGTCTATGCGGAGCTGTTTGCGAGCAAATCGGGCTCAATCTATGAGATGGACTGA
- a CDS encoding metallophosphoesterase codes for MTRTLVISDIHGCITELQALLRQMAYRPDADRLLLLGDYVDRGPDSRAVVEEVMRLVRGGAEALRGNHDQRFVDLMLGRPEHADKFVKHGGLQTLQSYGITELPEGPADPLLAEKLGAAAEAVRSRFGDHLAFLDSLPHYAEDDRHIYAHAGLHPQYTPWHEQPLREFLLVREDFLPHPVTADRTVVFGHTKTVDIHGTPEVWFAGDKIGIDGGCPFGFRLNGLEIMESGAYAVHHVLSSCRWVLKD; via the coding sequence ATGACAAGAACCCTTGTGATCAGCGATATTCACGGCTGTATTACGGAGCTGCAGGCGCTGCTGCGGCAGATGGCCTACCGCCCGGATGCCGACCGTCTGCTCCTGCTCGGCGATTATGTAGACCGCGGGCCGGACAGCCGGGCCGTGGTCGAAGAAGTGATGCGCCTGGTCCGCGGCGGTGCGGAAGCGCTGCGCGGCAACCACGATCAGCGCTTCGTCGACCTGATGCTCGGCCGCCCTGAGCACGCGGACAAGTTCGTGAAGCACGGCGGCCTGCAGACGCTGCAGAGCTACGGGATCACGGAGCTCCCGGAGGGCCCCGCGGATCCCCTGCTGGCCGAGAAGCTCGGAGCCGCGGCGGAGGCGGTGCGCTCCCGCTTCGGGGACCACCTCGCCTTCCTCGACAGCCTGCCTCATTATGCCGAAGATGACCGCCATATCTACGCGCACGCCGGACTGCATCCGCAGTATACGCCGTGGCACGAGCAGCCCCTGCGCGAGTTCCTGCTCGTCCGGGAGGATTTCCTGCCTCATCCGGTGACGGCGGACCGGACCGTCGTCTTCGGCCACACGAAGACAGTCGATATCCACGGCACCCCGGAGGTCTGGTTCGCCGGCGACAAGATCGGCATCGACGGCGGCTGCCCGTTCGGCTTCCGGCTGAATGGCCTGGAGATCATGGAGTCCGGCGCATACGCCGTGCATCATGTGCTCTCCTCCTGCCGCTGGGTGCTGAAGGACTAA
- a CDS encoding histidine phosphatase family protein — translation MTGVITTVYFVRHADSPYSAERERERGLSAAGEEAARRAALLLEDEGIGFLVSSPYRRAVLTLQPLADRLGLPVAEEEDLRERKLSAEPLFPSREAFFEAKRSLFADPQLRYPGGESSEEARQRGTAVLRGLLLRHRGSRLALGTHGDIMTLMLGAWDPAYGFRFWQSTSMPDIYKAEFMEDAAGPCLYAVTRLWRGPGA, via the coding sequence ATGACCGGGGTCATCACCACCGTTTATTTCGTACGTCATGCCGATTCCCCCTACTCCGCCGAGCGGGAGCGCGAGCGCGGATTGTCTGCGGCCGGAGAAGAGGCCGCCCGGAGAGCCGCCCTGCTTCTTGAAGACGAAGGGATCGGCTTCCTCGTCTCGAGCCCCTATCGGCGGGCTGTCCTGACGCTCCAGCCGCTGGCCGACCGTCTCGGACTGCCCGTCGCGGAGGAGGAGGATCTCCGGGAGCGCAAGCTGTCCGCGGAGCCTCTGTTCCCATCGCGGGAAGCCTTCTTCGAAGCGAAGCGCTCCCTCTTCGCGGACCCGCAGCTCCGGTACCCCGGCGGCGAGTCAAGCGAAGAAGCCCGGCAGCGGGGGACAGCCGTCCTCCGCGGTCTGCTGCTCCGTCACCGGGGCAGCAGGCTTGCCCTCGGTACGCACGGCGACATCATGACCTTGATGCTCGGAGCCTGGGACCCCGCTTACGGCTTCCGCTTCTGGCAGAGCACGTCCATGCCGGATATTTATAAAGCGGAGTTCATGGAGGATGCCGCAGGTCCGTGCCTGTACGCCGTTACCCGCCTGTGGCGGGGACCAGGAGCCTAA
- a CDS encoding ABC transporter substrate-binding protein, whose product MKRKNGTGSILAAALVLLLSACGTGGPSGGSPAASEKAVTATGTAEGSGALETKDITLIGVRDAQISSQQIIADKLGYFKEAGLNVTSKLIESGPDIGPMVSGGSAPVSIQTNFMDIILKSNGIGVKIVAPLAQIAGTQAVVGAKDLDLKSAKDLEGKTIGIPNGADVKIAIDNMGKELGVDVSKIKFVNLAPSDAVVALQNGDIDAMACWEPFITKATQAGGKFLFSGTKSELPEKKGDVNWMSVHTTMQVTDAYLQKNPNTVKAVLGALKKATDYINTNRDEAIKILAPELHLTEGELKEIMNRNVYSMEAGDTYVNGSNGPAVGAYLKSVGNIKTVPEPASYHDLSLLQAVDASLVKSQFK is encoded by the coding sequence ATGAAGAGAAAAAACGGCACGGGTTCCATATTGGCGGCGGCACTGGTACTTCTGTTATCGGCATGCGGCACAGGCGGCCCCTCGGGCGGCAGTCCGGCGGCATCCGAGAAGGCGGTTACCGCCACCGGTACTGCGGAGGGATCGGGCGCTTTGGAGACCAAGGACATTACCCTGATCGGCGTCAGGGATGCGCAGATTTCTTCGCAGCAGATCATCGCGGATAAGCTGGGCTATTTTAAGGAAGCGGGACTGAACGTAACGAGCAAGCTGATCGAAAGCGGGCCGGATATCGGTCCGATGGTCTCAGGGGGAAGCGCTCCGGTCAGCATCCAGACGAACTTCATGGACATCATCCTGAAGTCGAACGGGATCGGAGTGAAGATCGTCGCCCCTCTCGCGCAGATTGCCGGCACGCAGGCCGTAGTGGGAGCCAAGGATCTTGACTTGAAGAGCGCCAAGGATCTCGAAGGCAAGACGATCGGGATTCCGAACGGGGCCGACGTGAAGATCGCAATCGATAATATGGGGAAGGAGCTTGGGGTCGATGTCAGCAAGATCAAATTCGTAAATCTGGCGCCGAGCGACGCAGTCGTCGCCCTCCAGAACGGCGATATTGATGCGATGGCCTGCTGGGAACCGTTCATCACCAAAGCGACCCAGGCCGGCGGGAAATTCCTCTTCAGCGGGACGAAGAGTGAGCTGCCGGAGAAGAAGGGCGATGTGAACTGGATGAGCGTTCATACGACGATGCAGGTAACGGATGCTTATCTCCAGAAGAATCCGAATACGGTCAAGGCCGTGCTGGGGGCTCTGAAAAAAGCGACGGATTATATCAATACGAACCGCGATGAAGCGATCAAGATTCTGGCGCCGGAGCTGCATCTGACCGAGGGCGAGCTGAAGGAGATCATGAACCGGAACGTCTACTCGATGGAGGCGGGCGATACGTATGTGAACGGGAGCAACGGCCCGGCCGTCGGCGCCTACCTGAAGTCGGTCGGGAACATCAAGACCGTTCCGGAGCCGGCGTCCTACCACGATCTCAGCCTGCTGCAGGCGGTTGATGCTTCCCTGGTCAAGTCGCAGTTCAAATAA
- a CDS encoding GntR family transcriptional regulator: MAPEQETEIYKAIKQAIIEQKLRPNTQLVEEVVAESFGVSRTPVRNVVRRLASEKLVTIIPYKGAFVSCPTIQEAREVFDMRRVLESAVIHKVCKLLTEEQYGQLEKLLEDEREAQGKGDIFGAIQITGDFHLKLAGFSGSSYYSRFLEELVSLTYVIIALYGEQKTKCCQDHRTILDYIRSGDAEKAERAMLAHLREMEEALRFDQAGNQSLSLTEIFKSGMRHTVRR; the protein is encoded by the coding sequence ATGGCTCCGGAACAAGAAACCGAAATCTACAAAGCGATCAAGCAGGCGATCATCGAGCAGAAGCTGCGCCCCAATACGCAGCTGGTGGAGGAAGTGGTGGCCGAATCCTTCGGCGTCAGCCGGACCCCGGTGCGCAATGTCGTCCGCAGGCTGGCCAGCGAGAAGCTCGTGACGATAATCCCCTACAAGGGAGCCTTTGTCTCCTGTCCCACCATTCAAGAGGCCAGGGAAGTGTTCGACATGCGGCGTGTCCTGGAGTCCGCTGTGATCCACAAGGTATGCAAACTCTTGACGGAGGAGCAGTACGGTCAGCTGGAGAAGCTGCTGGAAGACGAACGGGAAGCCCAGGGCAAAGGGGATATTTTCGGGGCGATTCAGATCACCGGGGATTTCCACCTGAAACTGGCCGGATTCTCAGGCAGCTCGTATTACAGCCGATTCCTCGAGGAACTGGTCTCGTTAACTTATGTAATCATTGCCCTCTATGGAGAGCAAAAAACGAAGTGCTGCCAGGATCACCGGACGATCCTCGATTACATCCGTTCGGGTGATGCGGAGAAGGCCGAGAGGGCTATGCTGGCTCACCTGAGAGAGATGGAGGAGGCTCTGCGTTTTGATCAGGCGGGCAACCAGTCCCTGTCATTGACGGAAATTTTCAAATCCGGGATGCGGCATACGGTGAGGCGGTAA
- a CDS encoding ABC transporter permease, whose amino-acid sequence MSELQSAAVPQKDAAVLPPKSQALRKGGRPSAATGWNMAPYVLFFAVWEIFSRVNGSLALFNPLFLPAPSVLVIEGWALAKTGVVADSLLSSSIRIAAGFMIGSVLAVALAVLMVKFSRLERWISPVLTLVSPIPALALLPLFIIWFGIGEFPKVLLIAWTTFVPVLVNTLDGFKSVPSTLIRSALSLGASERQVFTRVMIPSAVPNLLIGAQISLGLSFSALIVAEMMGADSGLGYIIVDARNYFKITNMFVAIILIGMEYSLFSFLLKLLERRVLAWRKGGMSGAVEK is encoded by the coding sequence ATGAGCGAGCTGCAGAGTGCTGCCGTCCCGCAGAAGGATGCCGCCGTGCTGCCCCCGAAGAGTCAAGCTCTCAGGAAAGGCGGCCGGCCATCGGCGGCAACCGGGTGGAATATGGCCCCGTACGTGCTGTTCTTCGCGGTGTGGGAGATCTTCTCGAGGGTCAATGGAAGCCTGGCCCTGTTCAATCCGCTTTTTCTACCCGCTCCATCCGTGCTTGTGATCGAAGGCTGGGCCCTGGCGAAGACCGGCGTCGTCGCCGACAGTCTCCTCTCCAGTTCAATCCGCATCGCAGCCGGATTTATGATCGGGTCTGTCCTGGCGGTTGCCCTGGCCGTGCTCATGGTCAAGTTCAGCCGGCTTGAGCGCTGGATCTCTCCCGTGCTTACGCTGGTGAGTCCGATTCCGGCCCTGGCGCTGCTGCCGCTCTTCATCATCTGGTTCGGGATCGGCGAATTCCCCAAGGTGCTGCTCATCGCATGGACCACCTTCGTCCCGGTGCTGGTCAATACGCTCGACGGCTTCAAGTCGGTGCCCTCGACCTTGATCCGTTCCGCCCTCAGCCTGGGTGCGTCGGAGCGGCAGGTGTTCACCCGCGTCATGATTCCCTCGGCCGTCCCCAATCTGCTCATCGGCGCGCAGATCAGCCTCGGACTCTCCTTCTCCGCCCTGATTGTTGCCGAGATGATGGGGGCCGACTCCGGGCTCGGCTACATTATTGTGGATGCCCGCAACTACTTCAAGATTACCAATATGTTCGTTGCCATCATTCTGATCGGCATGGAATACAGCCTGTTCTCCTTCCTGCTGAAGCTGCTTGAGAGGAGGGTGCTGGCTTGGCGCAAGGGCGGTATGAGCGGGGCCGTCGAGAAGTAG
- a CDS encoding GyrI-like domain-containing protein — translation MSLPILSKPGIHLVSLEKLQLIGLHVTIPFELGKDGERSVHRVREEFIRRRHEIRHAVQPARYVCAHYASEVLFTYFYCLEVSSLDAIPGGMTGFTVPPHRYAAIRSDGDPYLDIENGLLANGLRKDIRALALEFYSFERPLWPSEVDVYVPLEPSDETEALA, via the coding sequence ATGTCCCTACCTATCCTGTCGAAGCCGGGGATCCATCTGGTCTCCCTCGAGAAGCTGCAGCTGATCGGCCTGCACGTCACCATCCCGTTCGAGCTCGGCAAAGACGGTGAACGTTCGGTGCACCGTGTCCGCGAAGAGTTCATTCGCCGGCGGCACGAGATTCGCCATGCCGTACAGCCTGCCCGCTATGTCTGTGCCCACTATGCGAGCGAGGTGCTGTTCACGTATTTTTACTGCCTGGAGGTCAGCTCCCTGGACGCGATTCCCGGCGGAATGACCGGCTTCACGGTCCCTCCGCACCGCTATGCCGCCATCCGCTCGGACGGCGATCCTTACCTCGATATCGAGAACGGGCTGCTCGCCAATGGGCTGCGCAAGGACATCCGGGCGCTGGCGCTGGAATTCTATTCCTTCGAGCGCCCTCTCTGGCCAAGTGAAGTGGACGTGTATGTTCCGCTGGAGCCCTCCGACGAGACGGAGGCGTTGGCGTGA
- a CDS encoding NUDIX hydrolase, with the protein MRLPPKHIVSAAAIVLNERGELLLVRGPQRGWEMPGGQVEEGESLGTAAVRETLEESGVEIEIVRFCGIFQNVRGSICNTLFLGRPIGGEPVPTEESLESGFFPLPEALERVTWGNFRQRIEYCLRPSAEPFYIPF; encoded by the coding sequence GTGAGGCTGCCGCCGAAGCACATCGTCTCCGCCGCCGCCATCGTGCTGAATGAACGGGGAGAGCTGCTGCTCGTCCGGGGCCCCCAACGCGGCTGGGAGATGCCCGGAGGCCAGGTGGAGGAAGGCGAATCGCTGGGCACCGCCGCGGTGCGTGAGACCCTCGAAGAATCCGGCGTCGAGATCGAGATTGTCCGCTTCTGCGGGATCTTCCAGAATGTCAGGGGCAGCATCTGCAACACGCTCTTCCTGGGGCGTCCCATAGGCGGAGAACCGGTTCCGACGGAGGAGAGCCTGGAGAGCGGCTTCTTCCCTCTGCCTGAAGCATTGGAGAGAGTCACCTGGGGCAACTTCCGCCAGCGCATCGAATACTGCCTGCGTCCCTCGGCGGAGCCGTTTTATATCCCCTTCTAG